GACTTGTACGTAACCGCCATCTTTCCATCTCTATGAGCATCTTGCCACTCTAGCGCTTCTCCTCACCCGTGCCACACGGAGCATTTCTTTTGCAGGGTTGCTTCTACTCTTGCGAGCAGCTGCGCCCTTGATTTGGACGAGTGAATCAGCCGGAAAATATTCGAGGTTTTTCCCTTTGATTCGGTGAGTGTTTTATGAGTCCGCCGGCTTGGTCACTTGGCCTCCGCATCACGTTGTCGACCAAGTCATTCTGCTACATAGACTAAAGCGACTGGCCACAGTAAGTGCTCATGGTCTCCACTCATTTTCAGCAAAGTCTACCATGGAAATCGCGTCTTTTCCTGCAGTTGCCACTGCAAGAGATGTGAATTTGGCTGTCTTTTGCTTCTTGCTCTCAAACCACTGCGACGAGTGCATGCTGACACGTCTTGCTAGCTGTAACGACGACCCTGTATCAGCCCGGAGAAACAACGTCAGCAACGCACTTCATACACCATCTTGAATCTGTAAGTGCTAGGCTCTATTTCTACGCCGTGGCTCTAGGCTCTGCACTTCTCCGACTATGTCATGATCGCGTACTAATGGTTGACTCGTGGTAGAATCTTGGTACGGGCGTGTCATTCCACCACAATGCCGCCAAAACGAAAGCCAAAAGCAGCAAAGGCCGTGTCTGCTACCCCTCGCAAAGCCTCAGGTACGTCGACTTGCCTTCAACGGTGTCTCCATGTTCCCCATAGGGTTATGCTAACCTTGGCATAGCCGCTAGCGCATTGTCTAATAAGCGAAGTGGTCTTCAGGGTTCGAAGACATCTCGCCTTGCTCCTTCAGTACCGTTCCAAATGACAACGCGCCGCGGTGCAAAAGGCACGTCTAACCACACGAGCTCCGCTGGGCCATCTAGCGCAAGCTCTGGCAGTCGTCGCAGTTCTCTTAATGAAATTGCGCAAAACGAAGATGCCACTTCTGACCATGGGGATGCGCGACCAGCCAAGCGCAGCCGAACATCGTCCGATTCTGGTTCGCCGCAAAGGTCCAATGGCTCTTTGGACAACAACACCCCCATGAATGGCACGCAAACTCCGGAGCTGCAAAACGCCGTATCTGGTGCGACTTCAAAAACGGCTGGCAAGAGGAGGCGCGCATCAGACGACTCCACCCAGTCCAGCAAAACACGCCCGAACAGTGTTCTAACCCGTACACAAAGCGATGTCTCGGAACAACAACCGCGCAAAAAGCGCAAAACAAAAGAAACCCCAGCAGACACGTCGGCCGACCAACCTCCTGAATTGACTGATGCTAGTACTGCCCCGAATTCCCCAGAGCAGATGCCAGATGTTGACGGCAGTCAAAGCCTTCAGAACGTCCTACCGACCAATGGCGAGGCCCCTGCAAAGTCCGGCAGACGCTTGCCCGGTCGGCGGCGCCAACCGCATCCGGACATCAATGTGGAGACCGACTTACGTCGGCAGCTCAATCTCAAGATGAGCTACCGCAGCCTTGCAAAAGTCCAAAAGGTTTTACTAGAAGAATTGGCAACCCGTACTACCAGGAACCTGGAAGATGACCCTAATTATCACAAAGAATGTCCAGAATACCAGGCCGTCATGGCCCAGCTGGACCAGCGACGCGACGCTCGCCTGGACCAAGTCAATTCTTTGCGCACATGTCGACTCGAGGAACTCGAGCGCGTGCGCGTTGCTGAAGAGCACATTCAGAAAGAGCAGTATATCAATCGGTTCCGGGAACTACAGGATGACTTTATGCTGCAAATATACTTTCGCGCGAAGAAGCTCGAGCGGGAGATGAAGGGCCATGACGCCGACGCCACGGATGATGAAGATAATGTCCTCCCACCCACATACAGCGATGAGCCCCACCATAACAATGACGACCGCATTGGCTCCAAGTTCGCCTCTCGTAGCAGGGCCTATGTAGAGGCCGACAGGGAACTCGAGGATGAAACCGTACGAAGGAAGTTTACCATGGCACGAGTGGCTTTTGTTGAGAAAGACGAAGATGCCGACGACTCTATAGAAGATGTTGCAGGCGGCTTTGCAAAGTTTGACGGCCCAGACCGCACGGAAGCTCTCGCACGTTACAACATCAACAGCCTTGCTGATGCCGCCATCGAAGTCGAGAGGACGCCTTCGCCCCTACCACAACCACAGAAGCCCGAAGTCATCCCGAACGAGCATGCTGCCCTGCTCATGATGTTGGCAGACGTATCGGCACATCAGCCTCGAAGTTCTACTGTGCAGAAGCCTCAATATCATTATCCAAACCCACAACAATCACAGCAACATCCGCCACCGCGAGCTACTACGCCAATCATCAAGCAAGAACACGTAAAGGAGAAGACGCTTGAGTACGCCCTGCTAGCACCACTAGGCATGTCGTCTCAAGCTGCTCATAGCAGCCCAATCAAGAGCGCCCAACCAGCAGTAGACCTGACTCAAGAGGCTCCTCGTTCCGAGTCCAATGGTGTAACCACAGCAAAAGAAGCAGAAGCTCCGGCAAAGTCAACACCAAGGTTCTCGACGCACAGGATTATGGATATCCTCAATGATGACCAAGAAGTCCCAGTGTCGAGAACTCGTGAACCGCCAGCCCAAGCCCAAGAGCTACAGAGGACAGCGTCAATGGGAGAAACTGCTAGTCATCATCAGACACCCTCGCGTAACGATGCTCTGCGAGTGGACGCTATGGTCAACAGAGAAGAACCGCCCGTTGATCAGGCGCTGATGGACATACTAAGTGGgccgccaccaccaccgaGCAACCCGCCATCATCGCCACCTCAGAGTGCTCAACCTTGGCCGCCCCGATCGAGTGTGCCACCACAGTCACGGGAGCCTGATGAGTCACTTCGCCGAAGGGATCCCCTGCAGAAGATCAGGGAACTTCTCGATAGGAAAGCTCTGGATCGGAAGGCGCGCGAGAACGGGCAAGAACAACCGGAACGACCTCAATACTGGCCACCACCCGTCTTTTCCACCAGCAGACCGAATCCCCAACCTTCCAGCACACAGGAACGAACCGAAGTCGCGGCATATGATCCAACACGACCGGCCACCGGACTGTATGATGGCTTACCTGGCACTTCACACTCATATTCTCGTCGCCAGTCCTACGATCATCCACCTCATTGGGAACATGACAGGCGAGGAAGTGTGTCTCAAGCACAACAGCAAGCAGCGTCTCCATACCAAAGTCATGCTCCTCAACCTCACTATGGCGAGCATCACAAGTCGGGTAGGACTCCACCAACACATCAGAGCCCATATGCACCGCCTTCTGGATCATTACCACTGCCGCCCAAACCACCTGGGCCACTGCCATCCGCACCTATCAATTTCCGTTTTGCACACTACGACCCCGTCCCACCTAGACAGACGTACCCACCGCAGTCACCAAGCTACCCATCAAGTTCGCATCCTTCACAAGGCCCTCCACTACCGCAATACCCGCAACCATACGGCAGTGCTCCCCCCTACCAAGGCGGCTATGTCCCACCCCCAGGCTCCTTTCAAGCACCGCCTCCCCCGCCATCGAGTCTGCCACCCTACCAACCGCTCAAAATCCATCAATACGGCGGCCAGCCCATTCTTCCCGCTAATATGGCACCCCCACCGCAGCAAGGTGGCCCACCACCTCTCCCCTACCTTACCCAGGCTGCACCCCCACAACCACAGCAAGGCTCACAACAAGCAGCCTACTCACCAACACACCCTCACCCTCCTCCACACACGCAATACGACCAGCGCGATGCCCAAGCCCAAAACAACGGCGACCGTTCTTCAGACCCGCAGTCCCGGCCTCGAAGACCTTATCGAAGTTATCACGCGCCCGGCACGCAATTCCGCAGCTACCAAGGTCCCGGAGAGCAGAGGAGGAGAGGCGGGTAGTGTGGTGTAGTGTATTCGGGACGAGCGGTTCTTTGTACCATAAACATCGTTTCattcttctcctccttcttttTTATTGCTAGGCCTGTTTTATTAGAAACACATGAGGCGGTTTGGGTTATCCTTTTTTTGCATATACGAGAGCGTTTTGGGTATGTAAGGCATCTGTTTGGATTTTCCCAAAGGCGTTTCTTCGTCTCTGTTGTGCCTCTGTCTCTCTCGCTTGGAATACGTTCTTCTTTTTGTGAAAGTATAGCATAACCATTGATTTAGTATTTAGTTCAAGTTTTATTATTCTGTCTGTTGGAGTAATACCCTGGGTGGAATTGCTGCTGCACATGGTGTGTTTGTTTGTTAGTTTTTATTTTTATCTGGTTATACTTGTGATTTTGGCTGAGTGCGCACGTGTGTACGTGATGTTGTTTATGGTTGTGCTTGTACTTGTGTGAAGATGTGGTGTTGATACGTGCCCGGGAGATGAAGCCCTTGAACCTATCTCAATGTTGCTTCTCTCTAAGAACGTACTGAGGATCTCCCTACTGCCAAAAGTACACTCACACTCACAACCAGTCACTAGAAACAACCTTGAATACCTCATCGCTCAATCATGAAAGAAATTCTAAAATTGGGTATCATCATCATATCTCCAAACTCCAAATCCCACATCCAACCCCCCTTCCTAAATCTTCCTCTTAACCCTAGGACTACTACTCCCCCACTCACTCCCCAACTTGGCCCCCCCTCGCCGGCGTCCCCGCCCCAACCCTCTCAAACAGTCTCTGCGCCGCGGGCGTCAAATCCCCCTTGCTCTTCCTCCCTGGTGTCTGATTTCCCAGCACCCTCGTCGGGGTGGGCGCAGAAAGAAACCTCGGCGTCTCAGACGTAAAGATACCCAGACCAGAGCCGGGGGGGTTTCATAGCACCAACAGAAGAGGAAGAGCGACTCGCACCAATCTTATCAACCATTCTATGATGCATTTTCTCGCGCGAAGAGGCGTCGTTGATGGTGAAGGGTGTGGCTGTACTACCACTCCCAGTGTCTAACCCGTATCGTTGGAGTAGATCGGTTGGCGCGTCCTCGTCGTCGGGTTCCTCGGGTGGATGTGCGTCGACGAAGGCGTAGCCGTTTACGCGCGGTGTCTCGCTGCCAGCGTATCCGCCTTCGCTGGGGTTGAGGCGCGGACGACCTGCGACGGCGTCGCGGATGGCGGAGAGAGTGGGGCTAGGCGGTCTTGCGGCGTCGGTATCGGGGGGCGGTGGTGGGGAGGCGGGTGTTGTTGTAGAGGACTTTTTTCGGGGGAGCGAGGGATGCCTTTTCGGCTTCTAAGGCACGTGTGGGAGCCCATGGTTCTACGCTTTCGGGGGCCGAACATGAGACTGTTTATTGGGGTGTGTCTGTGGCCTGTTGGGGCGGCGGGGCGGTCGTCGAGGTTCTGGCTGGGGCGCGTGGTGATGACTAGGTCTTTGCTGGTTGAGGCGGCGGCTCTTGCTTCGAGGACTTTTTGCTGCGCGAGACGCTGTTTGCTGGCGTACATGTTGCCTTGTCGGAGCCAGACGTTCTTTTCGAACTTGTCCTTGTTCTGCTTGTCGATGATTTGGCTGAAACTTTCTTGGTCTTCGCTGGTGTATTTTGCTTGGAAGGCGCCGAGACTCATGTTTAGGTCGACGTTGTCCAATTTGCCTAGtccttcgtcgtcgtcttctACTTCTGTGCCTGCGACTGTGACGGGTGTATCTGCGCCCCATACACTAGGTGTCTTGTCCCCAGCTCCGCTTCCCTTGTTGAACCGCGTTCTTGCTGCCGCTTTTCTGTGCCCATTTGGTACAGGCGTCATGACTTGCGTCAGCTTCTTTCCTGCCTCTCGTATCCATGATTTGTCTTTGCTTTCCACCGCGTTCAGGTATTCCCGCTGCGCATCCGCTTCTGCAAGACCTGGGAAGAAGTCCCGGCGGATAATGTGCGATA
This sequence is a window from Pyrenophora tritici-repentis strain M4 chromosome 4, whole genome shotgun sequence. Protein-coding genes within it:
- a CDS encoding DUF1421 multi-domain protein; this encodes MPPKRKPKAAKAVSATPRKASAASALSNKRSGLQGSKTSRLAPSVPFQMTTRRGAKGTSNHTSSAGPSSASSGSRRSSLNEIAQNEDATSDHGDARPAKRSRTSSDSGSPQRSNGSLDNNTPMNGTQTPELQNAVSGATSKTAGKRRRASDDSTQSSKTRPNSVLTRTQSDVSEQQPRKKRKTKETPADTSADQPPELTDASTAPNSPEQMPDVDGSQSLQNVLPTNGEAPAKSGRRLPGRRRQPHPDINVETDLRRQLNLKMSYRSLAKVQKVLLEELATRTTRNLEDDPNYHKECPEYQAVMAQLDQRRDARLDQVNSLRTCRLEELERVRVAEEHIQKEQYINRFRELQDDFMLQIYFRAKKLEREMKGHDADATDDEDNVLPPTYSDEPHHNNDDRIGSKFASRSRAYVEADRELEDETVRRKFTMARVAFVEKDEDADDSIEDVAGGFAKFDGPDRTEALARYNINSLADAAIEVERTPSPLPQPQKPEVIPNEHAALLMMLADVSAHQPRSSTVQKPQYHYPNPQQSQQHPPPRATTPIIKQEHVKEKTLEYALLAPLGMSSQAAHSSPIKSAQPAVDLTQEAPRSESNGVTTAKEAEAPAKSTPRFSTHRIMDILNDDQEVPVSRTREPPAQAQELQRTASMGETASHHQTPSRNDALRVDAMVNREEPPVDQALMDILSGPPPPPSNPPSSPPQSAQPWPPRSSVPPQSREPDESLRRRDPLQKIRELLDRKALDRKARENGQEQPERPQYWPPPVFSTSRPNPQPSSTQERTEVAAYDPTRPATGLYDGLPGTSHSYSRRQSYDHPPHWEHDRRGSVSQAQQQAASPYQSHAPQPHYGEHHKSGRTPPTHQSPYAPPSGSLPLPPKPPGPLPSAPINFRFAHYDPVPPRQTYPPQSPSYPSSSHPSQGPPLPQYPQPYGSAPPYQGGYVPPPGSFQAPPPPPSSLPPYQPLKIHQYGGQPILPANMAPPPQQGGPPPLPYLTQAAPPQPQQGSQQAAYSPTHPHPPPHTQYDQRDAQAQNNGDRSSDPQSRPRRPYRSYHAPGTQFRSYQGPGEQRRRGG